The genomic window AAACCTGGGAATTAGATTGCGCCTATGGCCTTAAAGGGATCGCCCGCTTCAGGGTTAATGTTTATCGCCAAAGGGGTACCTACGCGGCCTGCCTGCGAGCCCTTGGCAACAGCGTGCCCACGCTAGAAAGCCTGGGACTACCACCGATTGTGGAGGAAATAAGCCATATGCCCAAAGGGCTGGTTCTGGTAACAGGCCCCACCGGCTCAGGCAAAACCACAACCTTGGCGGCCATACTCGAACACATAAATCAAACCCGAGCAGAACATATATTGACCATTGAAGATCCAATTGAATTCACATATAAACCGGTAAAAAGTGTCATCCATCAACGCCAGCTCAACGATGACACCCGCAGTTTTGCCAATGCCCTAAAGGCAGCCCTTCGGGAAGATCCCGATGTAATCCTGGTGGGTGAGCTCCGAGATCTGGACACCATCCAATTAGCAATTACGGCAGCTGAGACCGGTCACCTGGTATTCGGCACGCTGCACACCAGTTCGGCCGCCCAGACCGTGGACCGCATGGTGGATGTTTTTCCTCCCACCCAGCAAACCCAGATTCGGGTCCAGCTAAGCAGCAGCCTTGTGGCCGTTTTTGCCCAGACCCTGTGCAAACGGCACAATCCAAGCCCCGGCCAATTTGGACGCGTCATGGCCCAGGAGATCATGATCAATACACCAGCCACCGCAAACCTGATCAGGGAAGGTAAAACCGCTCAGCTTTACTCTGCAATTCAGACAGGCGGTCAACTATCAATGCAAACGCTGGAAAAAGCCCTAGGGGATCTGGTGCTCAGCAACCAAGTCACGATGGATGAAGCCCTAGTAAAAACCTCAAAGCCTGAAGAGCTGAAACGCTTAGTCAACCAACTGGGCTGATGAACTACTAAGAACTCCTAAGCCATGCCTGCCTTCGTTGCCACTTACGTCAATCCTCAAGGCAAGTCAGTGCTTGTGGATATTGAGGCGCCCGATCCAGCCCAGGCCAAGCGCAGCTTGAGGCTGCGAGGCATCAGAGCCATTGAAATCAAGGCCAAGCCAAAAGCCACGGCAACGGGATCGAGTGCAGCAAGCCAACTCAATAAACAACTTAAGTTTTCCAAGTTGAGTGAGCTTCTGGAAGCCAAACCCGGAATCAAGGACAAGGCTGTCTTTGCCAGCAAAATGTCTGCCTTGATCAATGCTGGTGTGCCGATCGTGCGCAGCATCGATCTAATGGCCTCCCAGCAAAAGATGCCGCTGTTCAAGCGCGCCCTTCAATCAATAAGCTTGGAAGTTAATCAAGGCATCTCTTTTGGCGAAGCGTTGCGTCGCTGGCCCAAGGTCTTCGACAAGCTCAGCGTAGCGATGGTGGAAGCCGGAGAGGCTGGCGGTGTACTGGATGACACCCTCAAGAGACTCGCGAAACTACTTGAGGATAACGCCAAACTCCAGAACCAAATTAAGGGTGCCTTGGCCTATCCAGTAGCGGTACTTTTCATCGCAGTTGCAGTCTTCCTAGGCATGACGATCTTCATCATTCCTACTTTCGCTGGAATTTTCGAGGATCTCGGAGCGAAACTTCCTTGGTTCACCCAAATGCTTGTCGACCTAAGCAAATTGCTGAGATCACCATTTTCCCTCTATTTGATTGTAGCAATTATAATAGCTGTTTTTCTTTTTGGCCGATTCTATGCAACCCCAATCGGTCGACGCAGGGTCGATGCTCTAATTCTCAAGATTCCCCTGTTCGGAGATTTGATTCAAAAAACAGCTACCGCACAGTTTTGTAGAACTTTTAGCTCCCTGTCCAAGGCAGGAGTTCCAATCCTGTCGTCTTTGGATATTGTTCGTGAAACTGCGGGAAATGTAATTGTTTCAGATGCAATCAACATCGGTCGGCAGGAAGTACTCCAAGGCATTCCCCTCAGCGTCGCACTGGGCACACTTAAAGTGTTTCCAGATTTGGCAATTAGCATGCTTTCCATTGGGGAAGAGACGGGGGAGATGGATGCCATGCTTTCGAAAGTTGCTGATTTTTATGAAGACGAGGTTGAGACAACCGTCAAAGCTCTCACCTCCATGCTTGAACCCGCCATGATAGTTTTAGTGGGTGGGATTGTTGCTTCAATTTTGGTCGCTATGTACTTGCCAATGTTTTCCATATTCGACGAAATCAAATAAATTCTTTTCTGTTAGATCTTTTTCAATCCGCTGCTAGTGCCTGGCCAGCCAGCCAGCCGCTGCTCCAGCAGTGCTGGAAGTTGAACCCCCCCGTCACCCCGTCCACATCCAAGAGTTCGCCCACCAAATAAAGACCAGGCTGCTGGCGGCTCTCCATCGTCGCCAGGTTCACCTCACCAAGAGGAATGCCCCCTGCCGTCACGAATTCTTCGCCGAAGGGGCCCCGCCCGGTAATGGCCAGCCGGGTATCACGCAACGCCGATACCAACAGCTGCTGGTGCCGCTTAGCAAGGTCAGCCCAGCGCTGCTGAGGATCTAAGCCATGGCGCTGCAACAGGGCCAGCCACAGGCGCCGGCTAAGGGCGGGCCAGGGGCGCCAGTTGGCTAGTTGCCGCTTGGCCTGGTCTCGCTTGGCCTCGGCAAACAAGCCCTCAAGATCCTGCTGGGACAGGCCGCCACTCCAATCAAGGCGCAGCTCGCCCCGATAGCCGCTGGCCTTGAGGGCGCGGGCAGCAAAAGCCGTGAGCCGCAGGGTGGCTGGACCGGACAGACCCCAATGGGTGATCAGCACCGGGCCCCGCTGGCGAAAAGGCTGGCCAGCCCGAGCGGCCTGGGGCTCCTGGGGCAGATGCAAAGCCAGCTCCACCGGATCCATCACCACTCCGGCCAGCTCGAGCAGGGGATCGCCGGCCAAAGCCAACGTGAATAGGGACGGCACAGGCGCCACCAGCCCGTGGCCTAAAGCGGCCGCCAGCTGACGGCCGCTGGGATGGCTGCCGGTGGCAAGCACCAACCGATCAGCTCTGATCGCCCCACCGCCCCGTACCAGCAGGTCAAAACCACCGGCAGCAGCTGCCGCGGCCCGCTGCAAGCTCACCCCCGTGTGCAGCTGCACCCCGGCCTGGAGGGCTGCTCGGCGCAGGGTGGCTGCCACCGATTCGGAACGGTTTGAACGGGGAAATAGGCGTCCGTCCGGCTCCTCCACCAGCTCGAGGCCATGGTCAGCAAACCAGGCGACGGCATCGCCAGGAGCAAAGCGCGAAAAGGGACCCCGCAGGGCTTGGCCGCCCCGGGGATAGTGCCCCACCAACGCCCGAGGATCCCAGCAGGCATGGGTGACATTGCAGCGCCCACCGCCACTGATCAACACCTTGTGCAACGGCTCGGTGGTGGCTTCCAGCAGGGCGATATCGCCGAGGCCGGCCTCAGCAGCACAGATGGCGGCCATGAAGCCGGCGGCACCGCCACCGGCCACGACAACGGCAGCATGAATTGGCAGCATGGGGAGATGGGCCAAATCGATCCAGCCAGTTATCGCTTCAGTGTGGCCCCGATGATGGACTACACCGATCGGCACTTCCGGGTGCTGATGCGGCAGATCAGCAGGCGCAGCCTGCTTTACACCGAAATGGTGGTAGCCCAGGCCCTACACCACGCCAGGCAAGCACCCGATGCCAGCGCACCGGGGGGGCGGTTGGAGCGCCTGCTGGGCTTCGATCCGATCGAAAAACCCCTAGCCCTGCAAGTGGGCGGCGACGATCCTGGCTTGCTGGCTGAGGCCGCTGCCCTGGCGGCTGAATGGGGCTACGACGAAATCAACCTGAATGTGGGCTGCCCCAGCGAGAAGGTGCAAAAAGGCCGCTTTGGGGCCTGTCTGATGGCCGATCCCCACCAGGTGGCCCGCTGCGTTGCCGCCATGGCCGCCGCCTGCCCTTTGCCAGTAACGGTCAAACACCGCATCGGCATTGATGAGCGCGACTCCTACGCCGAGTTGCTGGCCTTCGTGGATGCGGTGGCGGCAGCGGGGGCCCAGCGATTTGCAGTACACGCGCGCAAAGCATGGCTGGAGGGGCTCGATCCCAAACAGAACCGCACGATCCCGCCCCTGCGCTACGACCTGGTGCATGCCCTCAAGCGCGATCGACCGCATCTGAGCATCGAATTAAACGGCGGTCTGGAAAGCCTGGACGCCTGCGTGCAGCAGCTCGAATTGGTGGACGGGGCCATGGTGGGTCGGGCTGCTTATGCCCATCCCCTCCAATGGAGGCAGGTGGACCAGCAGATCTACGCCGACGACAGCCAGCCGCTGGCCACAGCCTCCAGCGTGGTGGGGGGTTTGGTTGCCTACGCCGAGCAATGGCGCAGTCGAGGCGGACGGCTGTGGCCTATCGCCCGCCACCTAGTGCATGTGGTGGAGGGGGTAAGCGGCGCCAAACGCTGGCGCCAGCAACTCACCGAAAAAGCAGGGTCAAGGGACGCGGATGCTGGCGTGCTGGCAGCCGCGGCCCTGGCCCTGGCGGAGCGGGGCTACTAGCCCTCGGCGCCACCGTAGAAGTCGCCGCCACTGCTATCGCCACCGCCACTGCGGCGGCGGCGGGTGCGCCCAGCATCGAAGCTGTCGCCACCAGCAGGATTGCCGGCGCCATAGCTGCGATCTTCCCAGCCGCGAGCACCGGATCCCCGATCGCCGCCACCGGCATAACCGCCGCCACCACCTGCGTAGCCACCACCTCCTCCTGCTCCGCCACCACTGCCGCGGTTGTAGCCACCTCCGCCGCCACCTGAGTAGCCACCACCTCCTCCACCTCCGTAACCACCACCGCCCCCGCCATAACCACCCCGGCGCGGACCACCACCACCAGCTCCGCCGCCACCGCCGCCGCCGGTGCGGGGCTCGGCTTTGTTGATGCGCAGGGGACGACCCATCAGCTCAGCACCCTGCAATGCCTCAACGGCCTTTGCCTCTGCTGCTTCATCGCCCATCTCAACAAAGGCGAAACCGCGCTTGCGCCCGGTATCCCGTTCAAGGGGTAGGGAACAGCTAGACACCTCACCGAAGGGTGCAAACAATTCCGCCACGTCTTCCTGCTCAGCGCGGAAGGGAAGGTTGCCGACAAAAATACTCACGAACTGAAGATCGGCCGCGGGACCGATGCATGTGGGCCAGTGGGCCACTAACCGATCCACCCTAAGACGACTAGCCAAAGCTGGCTGCTTTCAGCAGGCAAGTCGCATCCGAATTCGCTGCAACTGCCGCTGAACCTGGTCAAAGCCCGTGCCGCCCTCGCTGCGCCTGGCCGCCACCACCTGCTGGGGAGTGATGGCCTCATAAATGTCGGCTTCAAAGGCAGGGTGCAGCTGCTGCCAGCGCCCCAGGGGCAGGTCGCGCAGCAGGATTCCCTCAGCCAGGCAGCCCTTCACCAGGCCGCCCACTAACTGGTAGGCCTCGCGGAAGGGCACCCCTTTAGCCACCAGGTAGTCGGCCACATCGGTGGCGTTGGAGAAATCCGCCGCCACTGCAGCCTCCAGGCGCTGGGGCCGAAACTCGAGCCCCTCTTCAAACAGGATCGCCATCGCCTCCAGGCAATCGAGGCAGGTGCGCACCCCATCAAACAGGGCCTCCTTGTCTTCCTGGAAATCCTTGTTGTAGGCGAGGGGCAGGCCCTTGATCATGGTCAGCAAACCCATCAGGTGGCCAAACACCCGGCCGCTCTTACCCCGCACCAGCTCGGGCACATCAGGGTTCTTTTTCTGGGGCATCAGGCTGCTGCCAGTCGCACAGCGGTCGGTGAGGCCGATAAAGCCAAACTCTTCGCTGGCCCAGAGAATCACCTCCTCACTGAGCCGGCTTAAGTGCACCAGCACCAAGCTGGCGGCAGCCATGAACTCGACCGCAAAGTCCCTGTCACTAACCGCATCGAGACTATTGGCGTAGATGGTGTCAAAGCCCAGCTCGGCGGCGGTCTGGCGCCGATCGATGGGCACCGGCGTGCCCGCTAGGGCCGCAGCCCCTAGGGGACAGATGTTCACCCGACCGCGCACGTCAGCCAAACGGGCCCGGTCCCGCTCGGCCATCTCGATATAAGCCAGTAGGTGGTGGGCTAGACACACCGGCTGGGCCCGCTGCAGGTGGGTGTAGCCGGGGATTAAGACCGTGCTGTGCAGCTCAGCCTGAGCCAGCAGGGCCCGCTCGAAGCGCAGCAAGCCCCCGTCAATGGCATCAATTTGGCCGCGTAGCCACAGACGCAGGTCAGTGCCCACCTGGTCGTTGCGACTGCGGCCAGTGTGCAGTTTCTTGCCCAGGGGGCCGAGCAACTCAATCAGACGCCGCTCAACGGCGAAGTGCACATCTTCAGCCTCCAGGCCGGGATTGAACTCGCCCCTGGCTGCCTCGGCTCTGACATTTTCCAGGCCCTCGATCAACTGAACCGCCTCGCTCTCGCTGATCACAGCGCAACTGCCCAACATGCGGGCATGGGCGATGGAGCCGTCCAGGTCTTGCTGCAACAGGGTGATGTCAAAACCGATCGAAGCGTTGAAGCGCTCGATCGCCGGATGCAGGCCCTGCTCGAAGCGCTGGCTCCAGGTAGACGCGGTGGAATCAACAGCCATTCGGGGCTCGGCGGGCGGCGCTAGGCAGGGAATCAGCTTGGCAGGGAGGGCAGCATCAGCTCCTCCTTCACCTTGAGCACCACCATCGAAGCGTCATCGTCGAGCTGCCGGTCTGCCCCCACGAAGCGATCCAAGCGGGCAAACAGCTGGTCGAGAATCCCCTGAGCGCCGATGCCGGAGCGGCAGGCCGCCTGCAACTGGCGCACCAACCGCTCCTCGTCGAAGCGCTCGCCGCTGAAGCCGGTGGCCTCGGTCACCCCGTCGGTGTAATAGAGCAGCACATCGCCTGGATCCAGCACGATTTGCTCAAGGCCGTAATCGGCTTCGCTCTGCAAACCAATCAGCAGGCCTGGGGCGTCAAGGCGCTCCACCTGGTTGCGCTGGCGCCGCCAGATCAAGGGCGGATTGTGAGCCGCATTGGCGTAGCGCAGCAGGTGGGTGCGGGGGTCGTAATCGGAATAAAAGAGGGTCACAAAACGGTGCGACTGGGCCAGGTCTTCCTGGGCCAGCTGGTTGAGGTCGTGAAGGATGCGCTCGGGGGAGTGGCCGCTCAGCACCTCGGCCCGCAACATGCCGCGCAGCATGGTCATCAGCAGACTTGCCGGCACCCCTTTACCCATCACATCGCCCATCACCAGCGCCCAGCGAGCCTGTTCGCGGCGGCGGCCCAGCAGCTGGGGGCGGGTGGGGATGAAGTCGTAATAGTCACCGCCCACCTGAAAGGCAGGGCGGCAACGGGCTGCCAGCTCAACGCCATCGATCACCGGGCAGTGGTCGGGCAGCAGCTGGGCCTGGATTTCAGCACCGATGCTGAGCTGGCGATCGAGCCGCTCATGGCGCCGCATGGTCTGAAGCAGGGCCTCGTTTTCCAGAGCGACGGCACTGAGATCAGCCACCAGCTGCAGGTGGCGGCGATGCACCTCGCTCCAGGCAAAGCCCTGCCGATTGCTGAAGATATAGAGGCGGCCTCGCTGCAGGCTGCGGGAAACTACCGATGTGGCCACCACCTGGGCTCCACCCAGCAGCCGGCCCACCCGCTGATCAAGCAAGGCCGCCACGGCCGCATCACCGCTGAGAGCTGCCAACTCCCCATCCGCCAACGCCGCCAACTGGCGCACCAGCTCGGCGCAGGGCTCCGCCGGCGTGGCCTGCAGATACTCGCGCCAGAGGCGACCATCCTCGTGGAACACCACCAGCAGAGCCCCCTCTGCTTCCACCAGCCGGGCCGCCACCAGCGGCACCAGCTCCAGAAAGCGGCCCAGATTGGTGAAACTGCGCAGGGCAAAAGCCAGGGAAGCCAGCAGCTCCTGGTTGCGCCGCTGCTCCCGGCTGAGGCTGTCGAGTAGCTGCCGCAGCGAGGCTGCAGCCGACAACAGGGCCGGACCCTGGGGAGAAACCGGATGGGGGGGCGGCTTGTTGCTCACCGATTGGGCACGGTGCGGCCGCGGCGGTTTCGCAAGATAGCGGCGACGCAGGCAAGTGACCTACCGGCAAAGGCAAGCAGGACCTCAGCGAGCCAGCAAGGCCTCAACAAACTCAAAGCTGTTAAAGGGCCGCAGGTCGCGAATACCCTCACCAGCGCCAATGAAACGGATTGGCAGCCCGGCTTCAGAGGCGACGGCCAGGGCCACACCACCGCGGGCGCTGCCATCGAGCTTGGTGAGCACCACGCCGGTTAGGCCGGCGGCCTTGGCAAAAGCCATCGCCTGACGCAGGCCGTTTTGACCCTGGCTGGCATCCAGCACCAACAGCGACTCCACCACCGCCTCCGGCGCCAGCTTGTCGACAATCCTGCGCACCTTGCTGAGCTCCTCCATCAAGTTGTGCTTGGTCTGCAGCCGGCCAGCCGTATCCACCAACACCAGCTCAGTGCCCTTGGCCTGGGCAGCACCGATGGCGTCGTAAACGACGGCCGCTGGATCGGCATTGGCGCTGGGATTGGCGATCACCGGCACCTTGCTGCGCTCACCCCACACCTGCACCTGCTGCACCGCCGCGGCCCGGAAGGTGTCAGCAGCAGCGATCAGGCAGCTATAGCCGCTGCGCACCGCCAAGTTGGCCAGCTTGCCGAGCGTGGTCGTCTTACCAACGCCGTTTACCCCCACCAACAGCCACACGTTGAGCTGCTCGCGGCGGGGGGCTAGCAGGGGCTGGCCACTGGCCTCGATCGGTTGGTCGAGGATGGCGCGCAGCTGCTCCTTAAGGAAGCGCAGGCCTTCGGCGGGATCCACCACCTCCTGATTGAGCCGCTGGCGAAGGGCGCCAAGGGCCCGGTCGGTGGCCTCCACCCCAACGTCTGCCCGCAGCAGGGTGGTTTCCAGACCATCAACCACCTCTGGCGTGAGCGGGTCATCACCGAGGTTGTCGAGCAGTTGGGTGACCAAGCCCTGGCGGGTTTTCTCGAGGCCCTGGCGCAAACGAGCCAGCCAGTCGATCTCCTCAAGCGACACCTGATCAACCCGCTTGCCCTGGGCCGCGAGCACCTCAGCCGACCAGGTGAAGGTGGTGTCGAAAGCGCCCAGGCTGGGCTCAGCTAGCTCTGGCGCTGCAGGGGCTTCAAGGGCAGGAGCCTCTGACGCGGTGATCGCCTGTTGGCGTTCAGCCCGCTGGGCCGCTGCCTGCTCCAGCAGGGAAAGGGGCGCTGCCACTGGAGTGGCCGCTTGGGCAACCTGCTCAAGATCCTGCTCAAGTACCTGTTCGGGTTGCTGTGAATTGACCTGTACAGGCTGTACAGAATCCGGGAGAGGGGACTCAGCGGCAGATTCGGCCTCAAGCTGCAGCCGCTTTTGCTCCTCCTGCTGGGCTTTGAGGCGGGCATAGGCCTGGCGGGCCCATTCCAGCGCCTCAGCGTTGGGATCGGACGAACTCTCAAGCGGCTGTTCTGGAGCCTGGTCTGGAGCCTGACCCGAAACCTGTTCAGAAGCTGGCGCCGGGGTTGCTGATGGGTCAGCTGGAGATGGGCCGGTGCGATTAAACCAGTCGTAAACCATGGCTTTGCTCAGGCCTCCGCCGCTGAACGAGCTGCCGTGAAGCGCCGCAGCACCCCGTTGATCATGCGGCGGCCCTGCTCATCGCTATAGCGATTGGCTAACTCCACAGCTTCGTTACAGGCCACGGCAGGAGGGGTGCGGAAGCTCTCGAGGTCTACGGCGGCTAGCCGCAGGATGTCCCGATCGATGCGGGGCAGGCGAGTAAGACGCCACCCTTCCATCACACGATCGAGCCGCTCATCGATCGCCTGACGGTCGCGCAGCACGGCCTCAACCCGGGCAATGGCGCCGAGGCGCACCTCTTCTTGGTCGGCCAGCATCAGCAGCCGGGGCAACTCCAGACTTGCAGAGAGGCGGTTAAGGGCCTGTTCAGCCGCGACTAGGCCGGCGTTGAGGTGCTGGCGCACCCGGGGCAACTGCTGCTCACCCTGCTCCTGCAACTCGCTATCAAGCAGTTGCTGCTGGGCGGTCTGCAGGTCTTCAGCGGAGCGATCCAGAGACTCACGCACGTCCTGGCTGAGGGTGGCGAGCACCTGCTGCAACAGGCCCTCCATGCCAGTTGGCAGGGCCGGGGCAGACGAACCGCGATCACTGGTCTGACCAAGCATCAGCAGGGCCAGTTCACGGGAGAGGGTGCGGCTCTGCATCAGGTGGGTTCTGCCTCAGGAAAGTTGGGGAGTGCGCAGCTGGGCCAGCAGGCTGGAGAAGCTGCGATTGGGGGTGGAGCGCTCGTCGGGGTTGACGATGCCGGCGGAAATGATTGTGCGGAAAGCATCCTCCACCGAGATCTCGAGATCCTTAACAGAACCCTCTGGCACAACGGTGTACCAGCCGGTGGTTGGATTCGGCGCGGTGGGAATGAACACACTCAGCATTGGCTCGGTGAAGCCTGCCTGCAGGGCAGAGCCGATCGCGCCAGTCACAAAGCCCAGGGCGTAGAGACCCTCGCGTGGATACTCGACCAGCACGACCCGACGAAACTTGCTGGAGTTGCCCTGGAGAAAAGTTTCGAGCAGCTGCTTGAGGGTTTTGTAAACCGAGCCAGCTAGGGGGATGCGCAGCAGGGTCCCTTCGCCAAACTCAAGCAGCCAGCGACCAACAATGTTGCGGGCCATCAGGCCGATCAACAGGATGCCGAGCAGGGGCACCAGTAGGCCAACGCCCAGGTTGATCAGCTCCTGCAACACCGGATTGAGGGTGTTGAAGGGATTGAACTGCTTTGGGATAGAGGTGAGAAACGCCAGCACGAAACGGCTCACCGTGGTGCCCAGCCAGATCGTGGTTGCCAGTGGAATCACCACCAGCAAACCAGCGATCAAATCGTTCTTGAGATCGGATTGAAGCCGATCCCCTAGGGGCTGATCCGATCTGGGGCTGGATTGAACCAAGTGACAATCCGGAGATCCGGCCTTCAGCAATCTGCTTTCAACTTAGCCAGCCGGCCTCACAGCAGGGCC from Cyanobium sp. Tous-M-B4 includes these protein-coding regions:
- a CDS encoding type IV pilus twitching motility protein PilT — translated: MAVMIEDLMTQLVKDGGSDLHISAGLPPYGRFNGQLRPIHDDSLDEESCNKLIFSMLNNAQRKQLEQTWELDCAYGLKGIARFRVNVYRQRGTYAACLRALGNSVPTLESLGLPPIVEEISHMPKGLVLVTGPTGSGKTTTLAAILEHINQTRAEHILTIEDPIEFTYKPVKSVIHQRQLNDDTRSFANALKAALREDPDVILVGELRDLDTIQLAITAAETGHLVFGTLHTSSAAQTVDRMVDVFPPTQQTQIRVQLSSSLVAVFAQTLCKRHNPSPGQFGRVMAQEIMINTPATANLIREGKTAQLYSAIQTGGQLSMQTLEKALGDLVLSNQVTMDEALVKTSKPEELKRLVNQLG
- a CDS encoding type II secretion system F family protein codes for the protein MPAFVATYVNPQGKSVLVDIEAPDPAQAKRSLRLRGIRAIEIKAKPKATATGSSAASQLNKQLKFSKLSELLEAKPGIKDKAVFASKMSALINAGVPIVRSIDLMASQQKMPLFKRALQSISLEVNQGISFGEALRRWPKVFDKLSVAMVEAGEAGGVLDDTLKRLAKLLEDNAKLQNQIKGALAYPVAVLFIAVAVFLGMTIFIIPTFAGIFEDLGAKLPWFTQMLVDLSKLLRSPFSLYLIVAIIIAVFLFGRFYATPIGRRRVDALILKIPLFGDLIQKTATAQFCRTFSSLSKAGVPILSSLDIVRETAGNVIVSDAINIGRQEVLQGIPLSVALGTLKVFPDLAISMLSIGEETGEMDAMLSKVADFYEDEVETTVKALTSMLEPAMIVLVGGIVASILVAMYLPMFSIFDEIK
- a CDS encoding NAD(P)/FAD-dependent oxidoreductase, whose protein sequence is MLPIHAAVVVAGGGAAGFMAAICAAEAGLGDIALLEATTEPLHKVLISGGGRCNVTHACWDPRALVGHYPRGGQALRGPFSRFAPGDAVAWFADHGLELVEEPDGRLFPRSNRSESVAATLRRAALQAGVQLHTGVSLQRAAAAAAGGFDLLVRGGGAIRADRLVLATGSHPSGRQLAAALGHGLVAPVPSLFTLALAGDPLLELAGVVMDPVELALHLPQEPQAARAGQPFRQRGPVLITHWGLSGPATLRLTAFAARALKASGYRGELRLDWSGGLSQQDLEGLFAEAKRDQAKRQLANWRPWPALSRRLWLALLQRHGLDPQQRWADLAKRHQQLLVSALRDTRLAITGRGPFGEEFVTAGGIPLGEVNLATMESRQQPGLYLVGELLDVDGVTGGFNFQHCWSSGWLAGQALAAD
- the dusA gene encoding tRNA dihydrouridine(20/20a) synthase DusA, whose amino-acid sequence is MNWQHGEMGQIDPASYRFSVAPMMDYTDRHFRVLMRQISRRSLLYTEMVVAQALHHARQAPDASAPGGRLERLLGFDPIEKPLALQVGGDDPGLLAEAAALAAEWGYDEINLNVGCPSEKVQKGRFGACLMADPHQVARCVAAMAAACPLPVTVKHRIGIDERDSYAELLAFVDAVAAAGAQRFAVHARKAWLEGLDPKQNRTIPPLRYDLVHALKRDRPHLSIELNGGLESLDACVQQLELVDGAMVGRAAYAHPLQWRQVDQQIYADDSQPLATASSVVGGLVAYAEQWRSRGGRLWPIARHLVHVVEGVSGAKRWRQQLTEKAGSRDADAGVLAAAALALAERGY
- a CDS encoding RNA-binding protein, producing MSIFVGNLPFRAEQEDVAELFAPFGEVSSCSLPLERDTGRKRGFAFVEMGDEAAEAKAVEALQGAELMGRPLRINKAEPRTGGGGGGGAGGGGPRRGGYGGGGGGYGGGGGGGYSGGGGGGYNRGSGGGAGGGGGYAGGGGGYAGGGDRGSGARGWEDRSYGAGNPAGGDSFDAGRTRRRRSGGGDSSGGDFYGGAEG
- the argH gene encoding argininosuccinate lyase, which codes for MAVDSTASTWSQRFEQGLHPAIERFNASIGFDITLLQQDLDGSIAHARMLGSCAVISESEAVQLIEGLENVRAEAARGEFNPGLEAEDVHFAVERRLIELLGPLGKKLHTGRSRNDQVGTDLRLWLRGQIDAIDGGLLRFERALLAQAELHSTVLIPGYTHLQRAQPVCLAHHLLAYIEMAERDRARLADVRGRVNICPLGAAALAGTPVPIDRRQTAAELGFDTIYANSLDAVSDRDFAVEFMAAASLVLVHLSRLSEEVILWASEEFGFIGLTDRCATGSSLMPQKKNPDVPELVRGKSGRVFGHLMGLLTMIKGLPLAYNKDFQEDKEALFDGVRTCLDCLEAMAILFEEGLEFRPQRLEAAVAADFSNATDVADYLVAKGVPFREAYQLVGGLVKGCLAEGILLRDLPLGRWQQLHPAFEADIYEAITPQQVVAARRSEGGTGFDQVQRQLQRIRMRLAC
- a CDS encoding PP2C family protein-serine/threonine phosphatase, which codes for MSNKPPPHPVSPQGPALLSAAASLRQLLDSLSREQRRNQELLASLAFALRSFTNLGRFLELVPLVAARLVEAEGALLVVFHEDGRLWREYLQATPAEPCAELVRQLAALADGELAALSGDAAVAALLDQRVGRLLGGAQVVATSVVSRSLQRGRLYIFSNRQGFAWSEVHRRHLQLVADLSAVALENEALLQTMRRHERLDRQLSIGAEIQAQLLPDHCPVIDGVELAARCRPAFQVGGDYYDFIPTRPQLLGRRREQARWALVMGDVMGKGVPASLLMTMLRGMLRAEVLSGHSPERILHDLNQLAQEDLAQSHRFVTLFYSDYDPRTHLLRYANAAHNPPLIWRRQRNQVERLDAPGLLIGLQSEADYGLEQIVLDPGDVLLYYTDGVTEATGFSGERFDEERLVRQLQAACRSGIGAQGILDQLFARLDRFVGADRQLDDDASMVVLKVKEELMLPSLPS
- the ftsY gene encoding signal recognition particle-docking protein FtsY codes for the protein MVYDWFNRTGPSPADPSATPAPASEQVSGQAPDQAPEQPLESSSDPNAEALEWARQAYARLKAQQEEQKRLQLEAESAAESPLPDSVQPVQVNSQQPEQVLEQDLEQVAQAATPVAAPLSLLEQAAAQRAERQQAITASEAPALEAPAAPELAEPSLGAFDTTFTWSAEVLAAQGKRVDQVSLEEIDWLARLRQGLEKTRQGLVTQLLDNLGDDPLTPEVVDGLETTLLRADVGVEATDRALGALRQRLNQEVVDPAEGLRFLKEQLRAILDQPIEASGQPLLAPRREQLNVWLLVGVNGVGKTTTLGKLANLAVRSGYSCLIAAADTFRAAAVQQVQVWGERSKVPVIANPSANADPAAVVYDAIGAAQAKGTELVLVDTAGRLQTKHNLMEELSKVRRIVDKLAPEAVVESLLVLDASQGQNGLRQAMAFAKAAGLTGVVLTKLDGSARGGVALAVASEAGLPIRFIGAGEGIRDLRPFNSFEFVEALLAR
- the nusB gene encoding transcription antitermination factor NusB, encoding MQSRTLSRELALLMLGQTSDRGSSAPALPTGMEGLLQQVLATLSQDVRESLDRSAEDLQTAQQQLLDSELQEQGEQQLPRVRQHLNAGLVAAEQALNRLSASLELPRLLMLADQEEVRLGAIARVEAVLRDRQAIDERLDRVMEGWRLTRLPRIDRDILRLAAVDLESFRTPPAVACNEAVELANRYSDEQGRRMINGVLRRFTAARSAAEA
- a CDS encoding DUF502 domain-containing protein, giving the protein MVQSSPRSDQPLGDRLQSDLKNDLIAGLLVVIPLATTIWLGTTVSRFVLAFLTSIPKQFNPFNTLNPVLQELINLGVGLLVPLLGILLIGLMARNIVGRWLLEFGEGTLLRIPLAGSVYKTLKQLLETFLQGNSSKFRRVVLVEYPREGLYALGFVTGAIGSALQAGFTEPMLSVFIPTAPNPTTGWYTVVPEGSVKDLEISVEDAFRTIISAGIVNPDERSTPNRSFSSLLAQLRTPQLS